The window CGGGGTCGGCCTCACTGTGCGGTGGCTTCGGCTTGTCCGGCGCGGGCAACGCCTTCATCCGAGCCCGCACAATGGCGGCCAGGACCGCGTAGGGCGGGCCGTCTTCGTTGATCTCCACGGGCTCCTTGCCCGCGGCCGCGTCTTCCTCGTCGTGGACAGCACGCGCGTCCAGAGCCGCCTCGACCCGCCACCTGAACTCGGCCGAATCCAGCGGTTCGCGCGAATGCTCGGACTCGATCATGGCCAGCATCCGCGGAATGCCTTCGCCGTCGACGAGGAAGATCTCGGACGCCTCGCCGCAGTCGAACTCATCCACGGCGATGACTACTCCGTGCGAACGCCCCGCGCGCCGGAACAACGCGGCGAGCACGGTGTCGCCTTCACCAGGCTCGAATACCCAGCACTCCGTCGCGGTCACCGGCGCCCGCAGGTCGTCGACCCAGCCCGGTTTCGGTGAACCCGACTCGATCAACCGGTCGGCGGCCAGCCACGCGGCCCGCGTGACCGGCTCGTCGGAGACCGACCCGAGCGCGGCGAGCAGCGCGACCGCACCCGCACCCGACCGGGCCTCGATATCCGGGATCAGGCCTTCCACCAGGGCTTCGCCGAACGCGACCGGGTCCGCGCCGCCGACCGCGGTCATGCCGGCGCCGAACAGTTCCGCGTCGATCGGATCTTCGGCGTCGAACAGGTCGGCGCCACCGGCGATCAAGCTGTCGAGCACCGGCCCGTCGAGCTCCAGGGTGGTGCAGGCGGGACAGTCACAGGGCTCAGGCTCACCTGACCACAGCACTGCCGGCCGGGTGCCTTTGCCCTTGTTCTTGCGCTTGCGTCCACGGCTGACAGGGCTCATGGAACGTGATTATCCTGACCGGCTCGAACTACGGCTAACGCCGGTCCACAGGTTGCGAAACCGGGTTCTGGATCAGCCGTGCCTTGAACCCGCCGTGCACTCGGCCGTCAGCGCACGTCCACGATCTTGAGCCGCAGCGCGCCCGGGGCCTCGGCGGGGACGGCCGGGTTCACCGGCGGAACCGGCTTGATCCGCTGGTAGCCCGCCTCCTGCGCCGGACGCGGGTCCGCCTCGCCCTTGTTGGGCCAGAACGAGAACGCGCGCTCGGACTGGGCGGCGATCGTCAGCGACGGGTTCACACCCAGGTTGGCCGTGATGGCGGCCCCATCGACCACCGAGATTCCCGGGTAGTTGAAAACCCGGTGGTACGGGTCGATGACGCCGCGGGATTCGTCGTCGGCGATGGCGCAGCCGCCGATGAAGTGGGCGGTCAGCGGGATGTTGAAGACCTCGCCCCAGGTTCCGCCCGCGGTGCCGCCGATGTGCTTGGCGGTCAGCTCGTTGGCGACCTGGCCAGCCGGGATGTAAGTCGGGTTGGGCTCGCCGTGGCCCTGCTTCGAGGTGTACTTCCGCCTGCCGAACAAGCCGGGCTTGGTGTACGTGGTGATCGAGTTGTCGAGGCTCTGCATCACCAGCAGGATCACGGTCCGCTCGCTCCAGCGGTACCCCTGCAGCAGGCCCATCGACTTGATCGGGTGCCGCACGAGGAACCGGACGGCCTGGCGCCACCGGGGCACGGTCGAGCCGCCGTCGGTGGCGATGGTCTGCATCAGGCTCATCGCGTTGCTGCCCTTGCCGTACCGCACGGGCTCGATGTGGGTGATCTCGTCCGGGTGGATCGACGACGTGATCGCGACACCGGAGCTGTAGTTGTTCGACGGGTCGACCTTGTTGCGCGCCGCTCCGATGATGGATTCGGAGTTGGTCCTCGTCAGCTCGCCCAGCTTCGGCGAGAGCTTGGGCAGTGCGCCCTTGTCGCGCATGCTGTGGAGGAGGTTCTGGGTGCCCCAGGTGCCGGCGGCGAGCACGACCTTGCCCGCGGTGATGGTCCGGCGGCCCTTCCTGATGCGCTTGCCGGTCGCGTGCACGTCGACCTCGAACGTCCCGTCCTCGCGCTCACGCAAAGCGGTGACCGTGGTCAGCGGCAGCACCTCGGCGCCGCCCTTCTCCGCCAGGTACAGGTAGTTCTTGACCAGCGTGTTCTTCGCGCCGACGCGGCAGCCGGTCATGCAGGAGCCGCACTCGGTGCAGCCGGTGCGCTCGGGGCCCGCGCCGCCGAAGTACGGGTCGGCGGCCTTCTCCCCCGCCTCGCCGAAGTACACGCCGACCGGTGTCGGGTGGTAGCTGTCGGCCACGCCCATGTCGGCGGCGACCTTCTGCATGACCTCGTCCGACGGCGTCACCGTCGGGTTGGTGACCACGCCGAGCATCCGCGACGCCTGGTCATAGTGCGGCGCCAGCTCCGACTCCCAGTCGGTGATGTCAGCCCACTGGCGGTCGTTGTAGAACGGCTTGAGCGGCTTGTACAGCGTGTTCGCGTACACCAGCGACCCACCGCCGACACCCGACCCGGCCAGCACGACGACATCCTTGAGCAGGTGGATCCGCTGGATGCCGTAACACCCGACCGCGGGCGCCCAGAGGTATTTGCGCACGTCCCACGAGGTCTTGGCGAACTCGTCGTCGGCGAAGCGGCGGCCCGCCTCGATCACCGCGACCCGGTACCCCTTCTCGGTGAGACGCAGCGCGGCCACGCTGCCGCCGAAGCCCGAACCGACGACAACGACATCGAAGTCCGGGTTGTTACCGGTGAGTTGCGTAGCCATATGCAGAGATTAAGGGGCTGAACAGCAAGTGGCCAGAGTCTGACCCAAGATTTCCTGTGACTGTGGGTAACAGTCAGCTTTCCTTGAGGTCAGAGCGCAAAACTCCGTACAGGACCACGTCCCTGCGGACTCCTCCGCGAAGCTGCGCGCCGCGCACGACGCCCTCGCGGAGGAACCCCGCCCGCTCCAGCACCGCGCACGCGGCCACGTTGTCGACGTCGGTGGCCGCCTCGACCCGGTCGAGGTCGGTCGTGGCGAACAGATGCCGGACCAGCAGCCGCACCGAGGTCGCGCCCACTCCTCGACCCCGGGCGGCGGGCAGCAGCATGATGCCCAGATTCCAGGCGCCGCACGCGCGCGTGCGGCCCCACCCGGTCTCGTGCCAGCTCAACACCCCGAGGAGCTCGCCGGTCTCGGCGTCGAGCACCGAGACCCGCGACAACCCCACGGGCGGCGCCTTCGGCCGGTCGTCCGGGTCGACGTCGAAAGCGCCGTCGCTCGCCTCGGCCATGGCGACCATGTCCGAGTCGAGCTGGTCGGCCAGGACGACCCGGCCGACCGCCGCGACGACCTTCCTCACGAGCGGACCGTCAGACCGACCTTCTGGAATTCCTTGAGGTCCGAGTAGCCGGTCTTCGCCATCGCGCGACGCAGCGCGCCGAACAGGTTGACCACGCCGTCCGGGTCCGACGACGGCCCGAACAGCAGGGTCTTCAGGTCGACCGGCTCGCGGTAGTTGACCCGCTCCACGCTGCTGCGCGGCAGCGACGGGTGCGCGGCCGCCGGAGTCCAGTACAGGCCCTTGGCGGGCGCCTCGCTCGCCATGCCCAGCGGCGCGCCCAGCATGACCGCGTCCGCGCCGCAGCCGATGGCCTTGGCGATGTCGCCGCTGGTGTAGATCCCGCCGTCGGCGACGACGTGCACGTAGCGGCCGCCGGTCTCGTCGAGGTAATCACGGCGCGCGGCCGCGGCGTCGACGATCGCGGTCGCCATCGGCACCCCGATGCCCAGCGAGCTGTCGGTCGTGGTGACCCCGCCGGAGTCGCCGTAGCCGACGATCACGCCCGCCGCGCCGGTCCGCATCAGGTGCATCGCGGTGCGGTAGTCGTGCACACCGCCCGCGATGACCGGGATGTCGAGATCGGCGATGAAGTCCTTGAGGTTGAGCGGCTCCTCGGTCTCCTCGCGGGCCACGTGCTCGGCCGAGATGATCGTGCCCTGCACGATGAGGATCTCGACCCCGGCCGCGACCAGGTGCGGGGTGAGCTCCGCGGCGTGCTGCGGGCTGACCCGCGCCGCGACCGTGACCCCCGACTCGCGGACCTGCTTGATCGCCTCGGTGATCAGGTCGAGCTGCAGCGGGGCGGCGTGCAGCTCCTGCAGCATGCCGACCAGGCCAGGGTCGCCGTCGTCGTCGGAGTCGGCGGCCTCGACCAGCTTCGCCAGCACCTTCTCGGCGCCCGCGTGGCGCGCCCAGATGCCCTCGGCGTTGATCACGCCCAGCCCGCCCTGCTTACCGACCGCCACCGCCATCGCGGGCGAGACGATCGCGTCCGTCGGGTGGGTCATCAGCGGGATGTCGAACCGGTAGGCATCGATCTGCCACGCGGTGGAGACGTCCTTGGACGACCGGGTGCGCCGCGAGGGCACGATCTCGACCTCGTCGAGCCCGTAGGCCCGCCGGGCGGTCCGACCCATGCCGATGTCGACAAGATCCCGCACTTGGGTGTTCCTCTCAGTGCACTGGCTAGCGAGTGGTGTAGTTCGGCGCTTCGACAGTCATGGTGACGTCGTGCGGGTGGCTCTCCTTGAGGCCCGCGGCGGTGATCCGGATGAGCTGCGCCTGCTGCAGTTCGGCGATGGTGCGCGAACCGGTGTAACCCATGCCCGCGCGCAGCCCGCCGATGAGCTGGTGCACGACGCTCGAGAGCGGCCCGCGGAACGGGATGCGGCCCTCGATGCCCTCGGGCACCAGCTTGTCCTCGGCGAGCACGTCGTCCTGGGCGTAGCGGTCCTTGGAGTAGGACCGGGCCTCACCACGGGACTGCATGGCGCCCAGCGAGCCCATGCCGCGGTAGCTCTTGAACTGCTTGCCGTTGACGAGGATCAGCTCGCCCGGCGACTCGGCGGTGCCCGCGAGCAGGCTGCCGAGCATGACGGCGCTGGCGCCCGCGGCGATCGCCTTGGCGATGTCGCCGGAGTGCTGGATGCCGCCGTCGCCGATCACCGGGACCTTGGCCGACGCGCACGCCTGGGCGGCCTCGTAGATGGCCGTGATCTGCGGGACGCCGACACCCGCGACGACGCGGGTGGTGCAGATCGAGCCGGGGCCGACGCCGACCTTGACGCCGTCGGCGCCCGCGTCGATGAGCGCCTGCGCGCCCGCGCGGGTCGCCACGTTGCCGCCGACCACGTCGACCGCGTCGCCGAGTTCCTTCTTCAGCCGGGTCACGATGTCGAGGACCGCGCGGGAGTGGCCGTGCGCGGTGTCGACCATCAGGACGTCGACACCGGCGTCGAACAGGGTCATCGCGCGCTTGTAGCCGTCGTCGCCGACGCCCACCGCCGCGCCGCAGATGAGCCTGCCGTCCGGGTCCTTCGTCGCGTTCGGGTACTGCTCGGTCTTGACGAAGTCCTTGACCGTGATCAGGCCGCGCAGCTTGCCCTCGCCGTCGATGATCGGCAGCTTCTCCACCTTGTGCCTGCGCAGCAGGCCCAGCGCGGCCTCCGCCGACACCCCGACCTGGGCGCTGACCAGCGGACCCTTGGTCATGACCTCGCTGACCAGGCGGGTGTGGTCGACCTCGAAGCGCATGTCGCGGTTGGTGATGATGCCGACGAGCGTGCCCTCGGCGTCGGTCACCGGCAGGCCGGAGATCCGGTAGCGCGCGCACATCGAGTCGACCTCGGCGAGCGTGTCGTTCGGGGAGCAAGTGACCGGGTCGGTGACCATGCCCGCCTCGGACCGCTTGACCGTTTCAGCCGCGCGCGCCTGCTCCTCGATCGACAGGTTGCGCTGCAGGATGCCGATGCCGCCCTGCCGGGCCATCGCGATCGCCATGCGGGCCTCGGTGACGGTGTCCATCGCGGCCGAGGCGAGCGGGATGCGCAGCGTGACATTGCGCGAAATCCGGGTTCCCGTGTCCACCGTGCTCGGGATCACATCCGACTGTGCGGGCTGGAGCAGGACATCGTCGAAGGTGAGGCCCAGGGTGGCGAACTTGTGGGGGACTCCGTCAGCGTTGAGCTCGCTGGTCATGGTGGGTGACGGACCTTCCTGCATGGCTGGCGGACCCGGTGGCCGGACCGGGGGTTCGGGGGTGGCCTGCGGCCGCGCGGCGGGGTCGCTCGGGGTCGCGAAGTGCACGGTTCCACCATGGTATCCGGGCGCGGGCGCGGGTTGGCCCGGTACCGTGCGTGGTCGTGCCGCATGACGCAGTTCCGCCGAGCCCCTTCCCGGGTGGTCCGTGGGATGACAGACCCTCCGGGGCGCTCCCGCCGGACCCGTTCGCGGGCGATCCCGACGACCCGGCCCGCGCGCTGGACGAGCCGCAGGAGGAGTCGGGGACGCCGATGTCCGGTGAAGAGCGGGTCGAGCTCCTCGACGACCTGGCCGACCTCGCGGTCTACCAGGCGCTCCTGCAGCCGCGTGGCGTGCGCGGGATCGTCGTGGACTGCGGCGAGTGCCAGGAGCCGCACTTCCACGACTGGGCGCTGCTCGCGGCCAGCCTCGAACAGCTGCTCAACGACGGCCGGATGCGGCCGCACGAGCCCGCGTTCGACCCGGACCCCGACGCGTACGTGAGCTGGGAGTACTGCCGCGGCTACGCCGATGGCGTCACCGCTTCGGAGACCGCGCACTGAGCTGACCAACGCAGAAGGCCCCCGCCGGATCGGCGGGGGCCTTCTGTTCAGCTGGTCACGGGGTGGTGAGCGGAGGGTCGGCCTGCGTGCCGCCCTGACCGGTGTTCGGGATGGGCCCGCCGCTGCCGCCGTCGGTGGTCGCGGGATCCGAGCGGGGCTCGGTCTGCGGCTCGGTGACCGACGTCGTCGGCGCCTCGGTGGTGCTCGACGGCGCGCTCGGGGTCGTGGACGGCGGCGAACTCGGCGAGGAGGGCTCAGGCGTGGTCGTCTCGGTGGT is drawn from Actinokineospora alba and contains these coding sequences:
- a CDS encoding plasmid pRiA4b ORF-3 family protein; translation: MSPVSRGRKRKNKGKGTRPAVLWSGEPEPCDCPACTTLELDGPVLDSLIAGGADLFDAEDPIDAELFGAGMTAVGGADPVAFGEALVEGLIPDIEARSGAGAVALLAALGSVSDEPVTRAAWLAADRLIESGSPKPGWVDDLRAPVTATECWVFEPGEGDTVLAALFRRAGRSHGVVIAVDEFDCGEASEIFLVDGEGIPRMLAMIESEHSREPLDSAEFRWRVEAALDARAVHDEEDAAAGKEPVEINEDGPPYAVLAAIVRARMKALPAPDKPKPPHSEADPGPVMPRPKPPKLLKKRTKAAGPAPVYQLKVGLRGAKPPIWRRLEVPADIPLPRLHQVIQIAFDWDDSHLHVFETPFGDFGNADPEVGHQSSRSVTLEQVAPGAGSKLGYLYDFGDAWDHEIVVEKVLEPGKAGTLPRCTGGRRAAPPEDCGGMWGYADLLEILADPTHADHADRIDWLGLDEAADFDAAAFSASEVNEGLSGLR
- a CDS encoding GMC family oxidoreductase; amino-acid sequence: MATQLTGNNPDFDVVVVGSGFGGSVAALRLTEKGYRVAVIEAGRRFADDEFAKTSWDVRKYLWAPAVGCYGIQRIHLLKDVVVLAGSGVGGGSLVYANTLYKPLKPFYNDRQWADITDWESELAPHYDQASRMLGVVTNPTVTPSDEVMQKVAADMGVADSYHPTPVGVYFGEAGEKAADPYFGGAGPERTGCTECGSCMTGCRVGAKNTLVKNYLYLAEKGGAEVLPLTTVTALREREDGTFEVDVHATGKRIRKGRRTITAGKVVLAAGTWGTQNLLHSMRDKGALPKLSPKLGELTRTNSESIIGAARNKVDPSNNYSSGVAITSSIHPDEITHIEPVRYGKGSNAMSLMQTIATDGGSTVPRWRQAVRFLVRHPIKSMGLLQGYRWSERTVILLVMQSLDNSITTYTKPGLFGRRKYTSKQGHGEPNPTYIPAGQVANELTAKHIGGTAGGTWGEVFNIPLTAHFIGGCAIADDESRGVIDPYHRVFNYPGISVVDGAAITANLGVNPSLTIAAQSERAFSFWPNKGEADPRPAQEAGYQRIKPVPPVNPAVPAEAPGALRLKIVDVR
- a CDS encoding GNAT family N-acetyltransferase is translated as MRKVVAAVGRVVLADQLDSDMVAMAEASDGAFDVDPDDRPKAPPVGLSRVSVLDAETGELLGVLSWHETGWGRTRACGAWNLGIMLLPAARGRGVGATSVRLLVRHLFATTDLDRVEAATDVDNVAACAVLERAGFLREGVVRGAQLRGGVRRDVVLYGVLRSDLKES
- a CDS encoding GuaB3 family IMP dehydrogenase-related protein, with the protein product MRDLVDIGMGRTARRAYGLDEVEIVPSRRTRSSKDVSTAWQIDAYRFDIPLMTHPTDAIVSPAMAVAVGKQGGLGVINAEGIWARHAGAEKVLAKLVEAADSDDDGDPGLVGMLQELHAAPLQLDLITEAIKQVRESGVTVAARVSPQHAAELTPHLVAAGVEILIVQGTIISAEHVAREETEEPLNLKDFIADLDIPVIAGGVHDYRTAMHLMRTGAAGVIVGYGDSGGVTTTDSSLGIGVPMATAIVDAAAARRDYLDETGGRYVHVVADGGIYTSGDIAKAIGCGADAVMLGAPLGMASEAPAKGLYWTPAAAHPSLPRSSVERVNYREPVDLKTLLFGPSSDPDGVVNLFGALRRAMAKTGYSDLKEFQKVGLTVRS
- the guaB gene encoding IMP dehydrogenase, yielding MTSELNADGVPHKFATLGLTFDDVLLQPAQSDVIPSTVDTGTRISRNVTLRIPLASAAMDTVTEARMAIAMARQGGIGILQRNLSIEEQARAAETVKRSEAGMVTDPVTCSPNDTLAEVDSMCARYRISGLPVTDAEGTLVGIITNRDMRFEVDHTRLVSEVMTKGPLVSAQVGVSAEAALGLLRRHKVEKLPIIDGEGKLRGLITVKDFVKTEQYPNATKDPDGRLICGAAVGVGDDGYKRAMTLFDAGVDVLMVDTAHGHSRAVLDIVTRLKKELGDAVDVVGGNVATRAGAQALIDAGADGVKVGVGPGSICTTRVVAGVGVPQITAIYEAAQACASAKVPVIGDGGIQHSGDIAKAIAAGASAVMLGSLLAGTAESPGELILVNGKQFKSYRGMGSLGAMQSRGEARSYSKDRYAQDDVLAEDKLVPEGIEGRIPFRGPLSSVVHQLIGGLRAGMGYTGSRTIAELQQAQLIRITAAGLKESHPHDVTMTVEAPNYTTR
- a CDS encoding DUF5319 domain-containing protein; protein product: MPHDAVPPSPFPGGPWDDRPSGALPPDPFAGDPDDPARALDEPQEESGTPMSGEERVELLDDLADLAVYQALLQPRGVRGIVVDCGECQEPHFHDWALLAASLEQLLNDGRMRPHEPAFDPDPDAYVSWEYCRGYADGVTASETAH